From Glycine soja cultivar W05 chromosome 4, ASM419377v2, whole genome shotgun sequence, the proteins below share one genomic window:
- the LOC114408389 gene encoding uncharacterized protein LOC114408389, protein MAPSCVHLSNPYHQCTQACSQTTKTSGYGPSTVTDGQLAKKINNQKRTYPGCPKASNPYHECDDNCYKRLSDSGAPPPIKLVKKKKLGLKPEPPVLDSVPASKVGAIYLSDASPQISQYSEKKKVETENNEHVSPQTHIQAVKPVNQKDQPIKDGEDIANPMPTDHGEDKIASHMHNVVPIFTHVDEGETESVTNSEARLQVGRYQIKESFVSILQSILHKYGDIGANCHLESVAMRSYYIECVCFVVQELHNSSSVMQLSKSKVKELLAILKDVESAQLSVAWLASALDELAQNIELINRYQEVEAQKDNSGGQVESLREELESELESLAQKEQEVANIKTRIPEIRGRLSQLELESEELNKSMLSINSKVDNLHIKSLLDELL, encoded by the exons ATGGCTCCCAGCTGTGTACATCTTTCTAATCCTTACCATCAATGTACCCAAGCTTGCTCCCAAACCACCAAGACTTCAg GTTATGGCCCAAGTACTGTGACAGATGGTCagcttgcaaaaaagataaataaccaAAAACGAACGTACCCAGGTTGTCCTAAAGCATCTAATCCTTACCACGAGTGTGATGACAATTGTTACAAAAGATTATCAGATTCGG GTGCTCCTCCTCCTATAAAGCTCGTCAAGAAAAAGAAGTTAGGTTTGAAACCAGAACCCCCTGTTCTTGACAGTGTTCCTGCCtcaaaagttggggcaatttaCCTATCTGATGCTTCACCACAAATATCACAGTATTCTGAGAAGAAAAAAGTGGAGACAGAAAACAATGAGCACGTTTCTCCTCAGACACATATCCAAGCTGTAAAG CCTGTCAATCAAAAAGACCAACCAATCAAGGATGGTGAGGACATTGCCAACCCAATGCCAACAGATCATGGTGAGGACAAAATTGCATCTCATATGCATAATGTTGTTCCAATATTCACCCACGTTGATGAAGGAGAGACCGAGTCTGTGACCAATTCTGAAGCCCGTCTTCAAGTTGGAAGatatcaaataaaagaaagtttTGTTTCCATCTTGCAATCTATCCTTCACAAGTATGGGGACATAGGAGCAAACTGCCACTTGGAATCAGTTGCTATGCGCTCATATTACATTGAGTGTGTATGCTTTGTGGTGCAAGAGTTACATAATTCCTCCTCAGTAATGCAATTAAGCAAGTCCAAAGTCAAAGAATTGTTGGCTATTCTTAAGGATGTAGAATCTGCTCAACTTAGTGTGGCTTGGTTGGCTAGCGCCCTCGATGAACTAGCTCAGAATATCGAACTCATTAATAGGTACCAGGAGGTAGAAGCACAAAAGGATAACTCTGGTGGCCAAGTGGAGTCACTGAGAGAAGAGCTAGAATCAGAGTTGGAAAGTTTGGCTCAGAAAGAACAGGAGGTTGCTAATATTAAAACACGAATTCCTGAGATCAGAGGTCGTTTGAGCCAGCTCGAGCTCGAGTCAGAAGAACTCAACAAAAGCATGCTATCTATCAACTCCAAGGTTGATAATTTGCATATCAAATCTTTGCTAGACGAACTATTATAA